The following proteins come from a genomic window of Edaphobacter sp. 4G125:
- a CDS encoding PQQ-dependent sugar dehydrogenase, which translates to MKPRKSVSTLAIAVFAAVGSLSAQSFHNAPADAASKENPHTTKADAEAGSKLYEMRCAGCHGITAKGVANIPALASGPAQTAKPGELFWYITKGDLANGMPSWATTLTDDQRWQVVTYLKSLGGGSGAGAAAAPAAKNEASEAKFDAPPPKAPFTDFRFEKPGLTRKITVADLPEPYATKSAGNGPTIVAKPEGVWPQVPQGFKVELYSKDVDGPRMIRTAPNGDIVVAESMKGQITILRGMTADGKAEKASVYATGLSRPFGIAFYPAGPNPKWLYIGDTDAVVRFAYKDGDLVATGKPEHVVDLPANGKGHWTRDIRFTLDGKKMLVSVGSGSNVDDPDTTPAEKNRADVLEFNPDGSGQKVYAYGIRNCVGEAIHPKTGELWCSVNERDALGDNLVPDYITHVQPGGFYGWPWWYMGANQDPRHAGKHPELKDKVIVPDVLLNPHNASLGILFYEGKQFPAEYKGDLFAAEHGSWNRAARVGYELIRVPMTPNGRAKGEYEDFMTGFVLPSGDVWGRPVAVTAATDGSLLVSDDAYNAIWRITYTGM; encoded by the coding sequence TTGAAACCGAGGAAATCTGTCTCAACCCTGGCCATCGCTGTCTTTGCGGCGGTTGGCTCATTGTCGGCCCAGAGCTTTCATAATGCTCCGGCTGACGCCGCATCGAAAGAGAATCCCCATACGACCAAGGCGGACGCCGAGGCTGGCTCGAAACTCTATGAGATGCGTTGCGCGGGCTGTCATGGCATTACGGCCAAGGGTGTCGCCAACATCCCTGCACTTGCCAGCGGACCGGCGCAGACGGCAAAGCCGGGTGAACTCTTCTGGTACATCACCAAGGGAGATCTGGCGAACGGGATGCCTTCGTGGGCAACGACTCTGACAGACGATCAACGCTGGCAGGTTGTCACCTATCTGAAGTCACTGGGCGGCGGTTCGGGTGCGGGTGCCGCAGCGGCACCTGCGGCGAAGAACGAGGCATCGGAGGCGAAGTTCGATGCTCCCCCACCGAAGGCCCCGTTTACGGACTTCCGGTTCGAGAAGCCTGGCCTGACGCGCAAGATCACGGTTGCCGATCTACCGGAGCCCTATGCGACGAAATCGGCCGGTAACGGCCCGACGATCGTCGCGAAGCCTGAGGGGGTATGGCCGCAGGTTCCGCAGGGCTTTAAGGTCGAGTTGTACTCGAAAGATGTTGATGGTCCTCGCATGATCCGCACGGCGCCGAACGGCGACATCGTGGTTGCGGAAAGCATGAAGGGGCAGATTACGATTTTGCGTGGCATGACCGCGGATGGCAAAGCAGAAAAGGCCAGCGTCTACGCGACCGGGCTGAGCCGACCGTTCGGTATCGCTTTTTACCCGGCAGGACCGAATCCGAAGTGGCTCTATATCGGCGATACCGATGCCGTGGTTCGCTTCGCCTATAAGGATGGCGATCTGGTTGCCACGGGCAAGCCGGAGCACGTCGTTGATCTACCAGCCAACGGCAAGGGACATTGGACGCGCGATATTCGTTTCACGCTAGACGGCAAGAAGATGCTGGTTTCGGTCGGTTCGGGTTCGAACGTCGATGATCCCGATACGACTCCGGCAGAGAAGAACCGCGCCGATGTTCTGGAGTTCAACCCGGACGGTAGCGGCCAGAAGGTTTATGCCTACGGCATTCGCAACTGTGTTGGCGAAGCGATTCATCCGAAGACGGGCGAACTGTGGTGCTCGGTGAACGAGCGCGATGCGCTGGGTGACAACCTGGTGCCGGACTATATTACGCATGTCCAGCCCGGTGGCTTCTACGGCTGGCCGTGGTGGTATATGGGGGCAAACCAGGACCCTCGTCATGCGGGCAAGCATCCGGAACTGAAGGACAAGGTCATCGTGCCCGACGTGCTGCTGAATCCGCATAACGCTTCGCTCGGCATTCTTTTCTATGAGGGCAAGCAATTTCCAGCGGAGTATAAGGGCGACCTCTTCGCCGCGGAGCACGGCTCGTGGAACCGCGCGGCTCGCGTGGGCTATGAGCTGATTCGTGTGCCGATGACGCCGAACGGCCGCGCCAAGGGCGAGTACGAGGACTTCATGACCGGCTTCGTTCTTCCTTCAGGTGATGTATGGGGAAGGCCGGTTGCGGTGACGGCTGCAACGGACGGCTCGTTGCTGGTGAGCGATGATGCGTATAACGCGATCTGGCGCATCACCTATACCGGGATGTAG
- a CDS encoding GMC oxidoreductase: MHIDLEQTSAPNNLHSTICIIGAGIAGLVLAKRLAHQGIDVCLLEAGGLKPEERSQALYRAHIAPGAQEHHGVNTGRFRTFGGTSTRWGGQLLPFTPDIFSPGPGLPNLAWPIPERELTPYYDEIQQLLGVDSLPYTSELSQALGAPPLPPSENIRVRFSKWIPFQRRNLGQTLGVEALSHPKITVITHANTASLEVDPTAPSRIVRARVLTYSGRELSFTADRFIVACGTIESSRLLLCSPSVPNPYDLIGRYFHDHVVCHAAQFRSPTRERVARFIGPFFVDGTMHTCKLEASDQLRERERLLSVMSHVAVVEPEDSGPAAIRNLMWSLQQGRLREALTRNLVPMMRGLGEVAHLAWSLKFRRRRPISKRAILYLNIDVEQNPDPNNRITLHPTERDALGLPITVVDWRIGEAEKRTVLAYARIIREYLTANGLDPVDWAPEWAEGNTPPLVDTIHAMGGLRMGDDPATSVVDRNLRLHQLENLYVASCAVFPAGSSSNPTFTMVALAMRLADRIASELRTQ; this comes from the coding sequence ATGCACATCGACCTTGAGCAGACCTCTGCACCCAACAATCTACATAGCACCATCTGCATTATCGGCGCGGGGATTGCCGGTCTGGTGCTGGCGAAGCGTCTGGCGCACCAAGGGATTGATGTCTGCCTGCTGGAAGCTGGTGGACTCAAACCAGAGGAGCGCAGTCAGGCGCTCTACCGCGCTCACATCGCTCCGGGCGCCCAGGAGCATCACGGTGTCAACACCGGTCGCTTCCGCACCTTCGGCGGAACCTCTACCCGTTGGGGAGGGCAACTGCTGCCCTTCACTCCGGACATCTTCTCGCCCGGCCCTGGCCTACCCAATCTGGCGTGGCCCATTCCAGAGCGGGAGCTGACACCCTACTACGACGAGATTCAGCAGCTTCTCGGCGTCGATAGCCTGCCTTATACCTCTGAACTCTCCCAGGCGCTAGGCGCACCTCCGCTTCCCCCATCCGAAAACATCCGCGTGCGCTTCTCTAAATGGATCCCTTTCCAGCGCCGCAATCTTGGCCAGACCCTTGGCGTCGAAGCGCTCTCGCACCCCAAAATCACCGTCATCACCCATGCCAACACTGCCTCGCTCGAGGTCGATCCGACCGCGCCTTCGCGCATTGTTCGGGCCCGGGTACTCACTTACTCAGGACGCGAGCTGAGCTTTACCGCCGATCGCTTCATCGTCGCCTGTGGCACCATCGAGAGCAGCCGCCTTCTGCTGTGCTCTCCCTCTGTCCCAAATCCCTACGATCTGATTGGCCGGTACTTCCACGATCACGTCGTCTGCCATGCCGCCCAATTCCGTTCTCCAACCCGGGAGCGCGTCGCCCGTTTCATTGGCCCCTTCTTCGTCGACGGAACCATGCACACCTGCAAGCTCGAGGCCTCCGACCAGCTTCGCGAGCGCGAGAGACTGCTCTCCGTGATGTCCCACGTTGCTGTGGTCGAACCCGAGGACTCAGGCCCTGCCGCCATCCGCAACCTGATGTGGTCGCTGCAGCAGGGGCGCCTACGCGAAGCGCTCACACGCAATCTTGTCCCCATGATGCGTGGACTGGGCGAGGTCGCGCACCTGGCCTGGTCTCTGAAGTTCCGACGGCGACGTCCCATCAGCAAACGCGCCATACTTTATCTCAATATCGATGTCGAGCAGAACCCCGACCCCAACAACCGCATCACTCTGCACCCCACCGAACGCGACGCCCTCGGGCTCCCGATCACCGTTGTCGACTGGAGAATTGGAGAAGCCGAAAAACGGACGGTACTCGCCTACGCCAGGATCATCCGCGAGTACCTTACCGCGAATGGGCTGGACCCAGTAGACTGGGCCCCCGAATGGGCCGAAGGAAACACCCCTCCGCTGGTAGACACCATCCACGCAATGGGCGGCCTGCGAATGGGCGACGATCCTGCCACAAGTGTCGTCGACCGCAATCTGCGCCTGCATCAGCTGGAGAATCTTTATGTGGCCAGCTGCGCTGTCTTTCCTGCCGGCTCAAGCTCCAACCCAACCTTCACCATGGTTGCGCTTGCCATGCGACTGGCCGACCGGATCGCAAGCGAACTGCGCACGCAATAA
- a CDS encoding PadR family transcriptional regulator — translation MRSTRGVVSRQSEELGQYSDPPLLVLASLANGPKHGHAMIEDIVYLCGTRLGPGTLYGAITRLEQQKLIEPLPAEDRRQPYRITAQGLRTLRAKLTTLHQFSKIGLKRLEAL, via the coding sequence ATGCGTAGTACGCGTGGCGTAGTATCCAGACAATCCGAAGAACTTGGCCAGTACTCCGACCCTCCTCTGCTGGTTCTGGCAAGCCTCGCCAATGGACCAAAGCATGGCCACGCCATGATCGAGGACATCGTGTATCTCTGCGGCACCCGTCTTGGGCCGGGAACACTCTACGGAGCCATTACACGCCTTGAGCAGCAGAAACTTATCGAGCCTCTGCCTGCTGAGGACCGCCGCCAGCCCTATCGCATCACCGCGCAGGGTCTCCGCACCCTGCGAGCAAAACTCACCACTCTGCATCAGTTCTCAAAGATCGGGCTCAAACGTTTGGAGGCTTTATGA
- a CDS encoding DinB family protein yields MGVTYTQGTDPELLNPVELSQHLSATLRNSVAWLATLSNADASVSEREGKWCAKEILGHLTDSAVNNLGRIVRMQIAFEEMPGYAQDSWVQLQDYREREWAEVLALWFALNEHLVWTIGHINPHNLSNPGVVAGTPLTLGFLIEDYIAHMEHHLTALKAWIHPGEN; encoded by the coding sequence ATGGGAGTGACCTATACCCAGGGAACCGATCCCGAGCTTCTCAATCCCGTGGAGCTCAGTCAGCACCTCTCCGCAACTCTTCGTAACTCCGTCGCATGGCTTGCCACTCTTTCCAATGCCGACGCAAGCGTGTCCGAGCGTGAAGGAAAATGGTGCGCAAAAGAAATCCTCGGCCACCTCACCGACTCCGCCGTTAACAATCTTGGCCGCATCGTGCGCATGCAGATTGCCTTCGAAGAGATGCCCGGATACGCGCAGGATTCATGGGTTCAGCTTCAGGACTACCGTGAGCGGGAATGGGCCGAGGTACTCGCGCTCTGGTTTGCTCTCAACGAACACCTCGTCTGGACGATCGGCCACATCAATCCACACAACCTCTCGAACCCTGGCGTCGTTGCCGGAACCCCACTGACCCTCGGCTTCCTCATTGAGGACTACATCGCCCATATGGAACACCATCTCACCGCTCTCAAAGCCTGGATCCACCCAGGAGAGAACTGA
- a CDS encoding aldo/keto reductase: MNRIPTLESKATGMLPLTVLGFGCSAMGGRVSRKDSLSALGSAFDAGINFFDTARSYGYGQAEGILGEFLAGRRDRVVVCTKFGILPSLQGGWKQRLKPLARGLVKAFPGLRGAVRKQAGTQFVGGQFSVQTLHSSFETSLRELRTDYVDMLLLHAAPISVLEQDDLLEAMQQLVDQGKVRMAGISGDSEVILRYFEQRPAMLTTAQFALNASNMEMVKTTTANNDLLLVGNHPYGGPTGAAGGKALIASLNASPGFPQELREKLDPADPQVLPEVLLNCILNGTGVGAVVPAMMQLRHIQSNVRAVTECRFTPAELALLRNRMQALAEKVG, from the coding sequence ATGAATAGGATACCGACGCTGGAGAGCAAGGCTACCGGGATGCTTCCGTTGACTGTGCTGGGGTTTGGCTGCTCCGCGATGGGGGGAAGGGTTTCACGGAAGGATTCCCTCTCGGCTCTGGGTTCGGCTTTTGACGCGGGAATCAACTTCTTCGATACGGCCCGATCCTATGGGTACGGCCAGGCAGAGGGCATCCTGGGGGAGTTTCTCGCGGGACGTCGTGACCGGGTGGTGGTCTGCACCAAGTTTGGAATTCTTCCGTCATTGCAGGGAGGATGGAAGCAAAGACTCAAGCCGTTGGCGCGTGGCCTTGTGAAGGCATTTCCAGGGCTACGCGGGGCGGTCCGCAAGCAAGCGGGAACGCAGTTTGTCGGGGGGCAGTTTTCGGTCCAGACACTGCATTCGAGCTTTGAGACCAGCCTTCGTGAGCTCAGGACCGATTATGTCGACATGCTCCTGTTGCATGCCGCGCCGATCTCAGTGCTGGAACAGGATGATCTCCTGGAGGCGATGCAGCAGCTGGTGGATCAGGGAAAGGTACGAATGGCGGGTATTTCGGGTGACAGTGAGGTGATTCTTCGTTACTTCGAACAGCGTCCGGCCATGCTGACGACCGCGCAGTTTGCTTTGAATGCTTCAAATATGGAGATGGTGAAGACGACCACTGCAAATAACGATCTTCTACTGGTGGGAAATCATCCCTACGGCGGTCCTACGGGGGCTGCGGGAGGCAAGGCATTAATTGCCTCGCTCAATGCGTCGCCGGGATTTCCGCAGGAGCTTCGAGAGAAGCTGGATCCGGCGGACCCGCAGGTACTGCCAGAGGTGTTGCTTAATTGCATCCTCAATGGCACCGGTGTGGGCGCTGTGGTTCCAGCAATGATGCAGCTAAGGCACATTCAGAGCAACGTGCGTGCAGTTACAGAATGTCGCTTTACTCCTGCGGAGCTTGCCCTGTTGCGGAACCGGATGCAGGCACTGGCCGAAAAGGTCGGATAA
- a CDS encoding YraN family protein, producing the protein MSRTITRAMHYPERMAFPAQTHAVTGFRPLGSRWLDAQAWTLRRLYALHRTRSAQHLETGALGEREALFYLRRVGYIIVARRWRTAKLRGDLDLIGWHGETLCFIEIKTRSQRDTFAAELAVDDDKQRTLRRLARAYLHRLPVAAREAATRFDVVSLYLAGPQSQPEFVLNQGAFEWE; encoded by the coding sequence TTGTCCCGGACCATCACACGCGCCATGCACTATCCTGAGCGCATGGCTTTCCCAGCCCAAACCCATGCCGTTACCGGCTTTCGGCCCCTCGGGTCCCGTTGGCTCGATGCGCAGGCATGGACCTTGCGCCGACTCTACGCTCTGCACCGTACACGCTCCGCTCAGCACCTTGAGACCGGAGCCCTCGGAGAACGCGAAGCACTCTTCTATCTCCGGCGCGTGGGATACATCATCGTTGCTCGCCGCTGGCGGACAGCCAAGCTACGCGGCGATCTCGACCTCATCGGCTGGCATGGCGAGACGCTTTGCTTCATCGAGATCAAGACCCGCAGCCAGCGCGATACCTTCGCCGCCGAGCTTGCCGTCGACGACGATAAGCAGCGTACCTTGCGGCGTCTTGCACGAGCCTATCTGCATCGCCTTCCCGTTGCGGCTCGCGAGGCTGCTACCCGGTTCGATGTCGTCTCGTTGTACCTTGCTGGCCCGCAATCTCAACCAGAATTCGTCCTCAACCAGGGAGCCTTCGAATGGGAGTGA
- a CDS encoding CTP synthase has translation MSAKYIFVTGGVVSSLGKGLAAASIGCLLEARGLRVNLMKFDPYLNVDPGTMSPFQHGEVFVTDDGAETDLDLGHYERFTHAKLSRDNNLTTGRIYEQIITKERRGDYLGKTVQVIPHVTNEIKNAMRKVAQDTDVAIVEIGGTVGDIESLPFLEAIRQMRQDLGRENTCFVHVTLIPWIAAAQELKTKPTQHSVKEMLSIGIQPDILLCRTERAVPREMRQKIALFCNVEEAAVIAARDVPSIYEVPLNFAQEGVDELALKYLHIDARKPDLSQWQDIVHRAYNPKDEVSIGIVGKYVEYEDSYKSLKEALVHGALAHNLKLRVTWIEAEGLETQDAEGRPTQEYRQQLEGFDGILVPGGFGKRGIEGMLNAIRFARETNTPYFGICLGMQTACIEYARNVAGLKEANSGEFDPATPHRIIYKLRELTGVEEMGGTMRLGAWPCVLEPGSLAAKAYGTTDISERHRHRYEFNREYEAVLTGAGLRLTGTTPDATYVEIVEIPGHPFFLGCQFHPEFKSKPLEPHPLFRDFVAASYRNRERRVTEPAEIASSRVS, from the coding sequence ATGTCTGCAAAGTACATCTTCGTAACGGGCGGTGTTGTGTCTTCGTTAGGAAAAGGGCTCGCAGCGGCCTCGATTGGCTGCCTGCTTGAGGCCCGCGGACTCCGCGTCAACCTGATGAAGTTCGATCCTTATCTCAACGTCGATCCCGGCACGATGTCGCCGTTCCAGCACGGCGAGGTTTTCGTCACCGACGACGGCGCCGAAACCGACCTCGACCTCGGCCATTACGAGCGTTTCACCCACGCCAAGCTCTCCCGCGACAACAACCTGACCACCGGCCGCATCTACGAGCAGATCATTACCAAGGAGCGCCGCGGCGACTATCTCGGTAAGACCGTCCAAGTCATCCCCCACGTTACCAATGAGATCAAGAACGCCATGCGCAAGGTTGCGCAGGACACCGACGTCGCTATCGTCGAGATCGGCGGCACCGTGGGCGATATCGAATCGCTCCCCTTCCTCGAGGCCATCCGCCAGATGCGCCAGGACCTGGGTCGCGAGAACACCTGCTTCGTCCACGTCACCCTGATTCCCTGGATTGCCGCCGCACAGGAGCTGAAGACCAAGCCTACCCAACACTCCGTCAAGGAGATGCTCTCCATCGGAATCCAGCCCGACATCCTGCTTTGCCGCACCGAACGCGCCGTTCCGCGCGAGATGCGCCAGAAGATCGCCCTCTTCTGCAACGTGGAAGAGGCCGCTGTCATCGCCGCCCGTGATGTGCCCAGCATCTACGAGGTTCCCCTGAACTTCGCGCAGGAAGGAGTTGATGAGCTCGCCCTCAAGTACCTCCACATCGATGCGCGCAAGCCCGATCTCTCCCAGTGGCAAGACATCGTTCACCGCGCCTACAACCCCAAAGACGAAGTCTCCATCGGCATCGTCGGTAAGTACGTCGAGTACGAAGACTCCTACAAATCTCTTAAGGAAGCCCTGGTCCATGGCGCACTTGCCCACAACCTGAAGCTTCGCGTCACTTGGATCGAAGCTGAGGGACTGGAGACACAGGACGCCGAGGGCCGCCCCACGCAGGAGTATCGCCAGCAGTTGGAAGGATTCGACGGCATCCTCGTTCCTGGTGGCTTCGGCAAGCGCGGTATCGAGGGCATGCTCAACGCCATCCGTTTCGCCCGAGAGACCAACACTCCCTACTTTGGTATCTGTCTTGGCATGCAGACCGCCTGCATCGAGTATGCCCGCAACGTGGCTGGCCTCAAGGAGGCCAACTCCGGCGAATTCGACCCCGCCACTCCGCATCGCATCATCTATAAACTCCGCGAGCTGACCGGTGTGGAAGAGATGGGCGGAACCATGCGTCTCGGCGCGTGGCCTTGCGTGCTCGAGCCCGGCTCACTTGCTGCCAAGGCCTACGGCACCACCGACATCTCAGAACGCCATCGTCACCGCTACGAGTTCAATCGCGAGTACGAGGCTGTGCTGACAGGGGCAGGTCTGCGTCTTACCGGAACCACTCCCGACGCCACCTACGTCGAGATCGTCGAGATCCCCGGCCACCCCTTCTTCCTCGGCTGCCAGTTCCATCCCGAGTTCAAATCGAAGCCGCTCGAGCCACACCCGCTCTTCCGCGACTTCGTCGCCGCCAGCTACCGCAACCGCGAGCGCCGTGTTACGGAGCCCGCCGAGATTGCCAGCAGTCGCGTTAGCTAG
- a CDS encoding DUF4230 domain-containing protein, with protein sequence MTTQYRTARSSWGSLFAFLLALLLGAAALALFLRNATNGTMGHLADRVLGRETAYDTSVPAIVHRIQRLSRLETVVYSLDTIVEGSKSSAVLPDLLAGDRILLVVHGQAIAGIDLSQLKSEDIRITNGNGTRTIHVTLPASQLFSTTLDNQHTRVYARTTGILVPVDQNLESETRAKAELQLQQTALSDGILDTARKNARSTVTMLLYSLGFQKVDVN encoded by the coding sequence ATGACAACGCAATACAGAACCGCTCGAAGCTCTTGGGGAAGTCTTTTTGCCTTTCTGCTGGCTCTGTTGTTGGGAGCAGCCGCCCTGGCGCTCTTCTTGCGCAACGCGACCAACGGAACCATGGGACACCTTGCCGACCGAGTCCTCGGCCGTGAGACCGCCTACGACACCTCAGTTCCCGCAATCGTGCATCGTATCCAACGCCTCAGCCGGCTTGAGACCGTCGTCTATTCTCTCGACACCATCGTCGAAGGATCGAAATCCAGCGCCGTCCTTCCTGACCTTCTCGCTGGAGACCGCATCTTGCTAGTGGTCCATGGCCAGGCAATCGCTGGCATCGACCTGTCGCAGCTCAAGTCAGAAGACATTCGTATCACGAATGGGAATGGCACACGGACGATTCACGTCACTCTGCCCGCCTCACAGCTCTTCTCCACCACGCTCGACAACCAACATACCCGCGTCTACGCGCGCACCACCGGAATCCTCGTGCCGGTTGATCAGAACCTCGAAAGCGAGACCCGCGCCAAAGCCGAGCTCCAGTTGCAGCAAACTGCGCTCTCCGATGGCATCCTCGATACAGCACGAAAAAATGCGCGATCCACCGTAACGATGTTGCTCTACAGCTTGGGCTTCCAGAAAGTGGACGTCAACTAG
- a CDS encoding PEP-CTERM sorting domain-containing protein: protein MRNFFSALVLIFGLAVAPVAAHASPVTYNLALTNVIGNLSGGTGSFTIDDSPSGFFDTFYQNGTPGNVLADLTFSIGGNTFTLADSIGTASVNFLLGNVASINYAGFLNGNLTISLASGFMGYTYTDFFGQETSTGIITASQATPEPSTLLLFGTGALGFAAFGLRKIAA, encoded by the coding sequence ATGCGCAATTTTTTTTCTGCATTGGTTCTGATTTTTGGTTTGGCTGTGGCTCCGGTTGCCGCTCATGCGTCGCCTGTCACCTATAACCTCGCGCTCACCAACGTCATCGGAAACCTCTCCGGTGGAACCGGCTCCTTCACCATCGACGATTCACCCAGCGGGTTCTTCGACACCTTCTATCAGAACGGAACCCCCGGCAACGTTCTCGCTGACCTGACCTTCAGCATCGGCGGCAATACCTTTACTCTTGCCGATTCGATCGGGACCGCTTCCGTCAACTTTCTTCTCGGTAACGTTGCCAGCATCAACTATGCAGGCTTTCTCAACGGAAACCTGACCATCTCGCTGGCCTCCGGCTTCATGGGCTACACCTACACCGATTTCTTCGGGCAGGAGACCTCGACCGGTATCATCACCGCTTCGCAGGCAACTCCGGAGCCCTCGACGCTGCTTCTCTTCGGCACCGGAGCTCTCGGGTTCGCTGCCTTCGGTCTCCGCAAAATCGCCGCTTGA